The genomic interval GCGACGACCCCATCAACTCCAGCGGCAACCGCAACGAACTGGTGCGCATGACGCGCGAGGCGGTGGGCTCCGAGTACTACTACCGCTGGAGCACGATGTTCGACTCCACGTTCCCCAACGCGAAGACGTGGCAGCTCTTCACGCAGTGGCACCAGGACGCCGACGCGGGCGGCTCGCCGCCGGTGGAGTTCTACGTCTACGGCGACGAGGTCCGGCTCAACATCGGTGGCAACCCGGGCACCATCGTCTGGCGCACCCCGCTGGTGCGCGGCAAGTGGATGGACTTCATCTTCCACGTGCGCTGGTCGCCGGACGCGAAGGTGGGCTTCGTGGAGCTGTATCTCGACGGGAAGGTCGTACTGCCCAAGCGCTACATCGCGACCCAGTACAAGGGGATGCTCAACTACCTGAAGGTGGGCCTGTACCGGAACGACACCATCACCCAGACGGGCATCGTGTATCACGATGGGTGGGTGATGGCCCGCAAGCTGGAGGACGTGCTGAACCCCACGGCGGTCATCAAGGCGCCGTAGCGCCCACGACGCCTGTACGGAACCCCACACCGTGCCTTGCGCCGGGCCCGGCTCGCGTCCCCACGCGGCCCGGGCCCGGAGTAGTTTCAGGGCATGCCCAACAGCCTGCGGGTCATTCACGTCCAGGTCCACGTCAAGCCGGAGCAAGTGGACGCCTTTCGCGAAGCCACCCTGGCCAACGCGCGCGCGAGCGTGAAGGAGCCCGGCATCGCGCGCTTCGACGTCCTCCAGGACGCCGAGGACCCCACGCGCTTCGTGCTCGTCGAGGTCTACCGGACGGACGCCGCCCCCGCCGAACACAAGCAGACGGCGCACTACCTGCGCTGGCGCGACCTCGTGGCGCCGATGATGGCGGTGCCGCGGATGAGCCAGAAGTACGTCAACGTCTTTCCCGAGGACGCGGGGTGGTGAGCCCGGTGTCCTTCGAGTTCGCCACGGCCACCCGCATCGTGTTCGGGCCCGGAAAGCTGGCCGAGGCCCCGGGGATGGTGCGCGCGCTCGGCGTTCAACGCGTGTTGCTCGTCACCGGCAGGTCGTCCGCGCGGGCGGGAGCCCTCCTCGAAGCGATGGAGGAACAGGGCCTCGAGGTGCGCACCTTCCGTGTGGACGGAGAGCCCACGGTGGAGCTCGCGCGCGAGGGCCTGGCGGTCCTGGCGGAGTCGGGCTGTGACGGAGTGGTGGCGATGGGCGGCGGCAGCGCGCTTGACACGGGCAAGGCCCTGGCGGCCCTGGCGACCCAAGCCCAGGGAGGAGACCCGCTGGACTACCTGGAGGTGATTGGCCGGGGACAGGCGCTCACACGCCCCGCCCTCCCCTTCGTCGCCATTCCCACCACCGCGGGCACGGGCTCGGAGGTGACGCGCAACGCGGTGTTGGGCTCCAAGCAGGCGAAGGTGAAGGCCAGCCTGCGCGGGCCTCAACTGCTGCCGCGCATCGCGCTGGTGGACCCGGACCTGCTCTTGGGAGCGCCGCCTCACGTCCTGGCCTTCAGCGGCATGGACG from Myxococcus stipitatus carries:
- a CDS encoding antibiotic biosynthesis monooxygenase encodes the protein MPNSLRVIHVQVHVKPEQVDAFREATLANARASVKEPGIARFDVLQDAEDPTRFVLVEVYRTDAAPAEHKQTAHYLRWRDLVAPMMAVPRMSQKYVNVFPEDAGW
- a CDS encoding iron-containing alcohol dehydrogenase, with the translated sequence MSPVSFEFATATRIVFGPGKLAEAPGMVRALGVQRVLLVTGRSSARAGALLEAMEEQGLEVRTFRVDGEPTVELAREGLAVLAESGCDGVVAMGGGSALDTGKALAALATQAQGGDPLDYLEVIGRGQALTRPALPFVAIPTTAGTGSEVTRNAVLGSKQAKVKASLRGPQLLPRIALVDPDLLLGAPPHVLAFSGMDALSQVIEPFLSARANPLTDALAREGIRRSARSLRRAVLSGPDAEAREDLALASLLGGLCLANSGLGAVHGFAAPVGGMFDAPHGAVCAALLPAVLDVNLRALRARAPEHPSAPRFRELAVLLTCREDARAEDAVTWVEALREALRIPGLATYGLTTTRIEELVSKARAASSMKANPLVLTDAELTEIATRAM